Genomic DNA from Edaphobacter lichenicola:
CGGTGGAGTCGGCGCAGGATTACGTGAAGAAGAAGATGCAGCCGGCGGATCTGGTAGCGCTGGTGAGCATGGCTACCGGCCTGAGCATGGATCAGGATTTTACGTCGGATAAGGCGGCCCTATTGAGGGGATTGGGCAAGTACAACGGGACCGAGGGGACCGGGTTTGCGAACGGGAACGAAGGGGGCAACTCGGGTGGGACGGCGGATGATGCTTCGAGCTTTACCTCGGACGACAGCGAGTACAACGCGCTGAACACGGATCGTGAGCTGTATGCGATACGGACGATCGCGAAGAGTCTCGAGCGGGTCGATCAGCGGAAGAGCCTGTTGTACTTCAGCGGTGGGCTGACGCGACAGGGGATCGAAAACCAGGCGAGTATGCGGGCGGCTACGAATGAGGCCGTGAAGGCCAACATGGCGATCTACAGCGTGGACTCGCGGGGGCTGGAGGCTCTGCCGCCGGTGGGAAATGCCTCGACCGGGAGCCTTCGCGGGACTGCGGCTTACAGCGGCGGCGCGATGCAGAGCCAGTTGGACGCGAACTTCGGCTCGCAGGAGACGCTGGCGACTCTCTCCTCCGACACGGGTGGAAAGGCGTTCTTCGATTCGAATGATTTTGCGCCGGCTTTTCAGCAGGTGCAGCATGATACGGAGGCTTACTACATTGTCGGGTTCCGCTCGACCAATACAGCGCGGGATGGAAGCTTCCGGCACCTGACGGTGAAGCTGAATCGCAGCGATGTGAAGCTCGACTACCGGCCGGGCTACTACGCGCCTGCCGACTTTCAGCACCAGAAGACAGAGGACCGGGAGCAGGCTTTGATGGAGGAACTGCGGAGCGATCTTCCGGCGACCGATGTTGCGGTGTATCTGCAGGCGTTGTACTTCAGGATGGCAGAGAACAAGTTTTTTGTTCCGGTCTCGCTGATCATTCCGGGGTCGCAGATTCATAGTGTGAAGAACGGTGACCGGGATAAAGCCAATATCGATGTGATCGGACAGGTGAAGAACGCCGAGGGCATCGTTGTGGGGAACGTTCGCGATACGGTGAAGCTGGCGCTGGATGCGGCGCAGCAGGTTCAGCAGAAGAAGATTCAATATTCGACCGGCTTTACGCTGGCTCCGGGAAGATACCACCTGAAGTTTGTGGTGCGGGAGAACCAGACGGGCGCGATGGGCAGCTTTGAGACGGACCTGCAGGTGCCCGATCTGAAGAAGACTCCGCTGAAGCTGAGCTCGATTGTGCTGTCGAGCCAGCGGGTGCCGAATACTGCCAAGAAGGTCGCGAGTCCGCTGGTGCGGGACGGGGTGGAGTGGATTCCAAATGTGCCGCATGTGTTTCGGCAGGATCAGCATCTCTACTTTCTGTACGAGGTGTACGACCCGGCGAAGGAGAAGGGTGCGCCCGAGCCTGCGAGTTCTCCGGGTTTGACGCGGCGCGAGGGCGGGCCGGTAAGGGTGCTGACCAGCATTGAATTTCTGATTGGCGGCGTGAAAGTGTATGAAACGCCACTGGTTGAGGCCAAAGCTGTGAACATCCCCGAGCGCGGCGCCGTGGCGTTCCAGTTCGATGTGCCGTTGACTCCGTTGAAGCCCGGGACCTATGTCTGCCAGGTGAACGTGATTGATGATGCCGGTGGGAGCTTCAGCTTTCCCCGGATGGCAATGAGGGTGGAGCCGGGGGCGGCACCTGTGGTGGCAGCTCCTGGAGCCGCCGCTACGCCGGTCTCCCCGGGTGGTCCTATCCAACGGTAAGGAAGTGGCTATTGACAGTGTTAAATACGAGGCCGATGATGATGGCGAACTAGTGAGGTCCTCTTATGAGACCGCAACTTGGCTTGGCTCTTCTTCTCCCTGTCTTCGCTTTTGCGCTTTCCAACCCTCCCCTGACGGCGCAGAAGCTTTCGCAACCCGCCACCCCTGACGCGGCTCGCGATTTACGTCATCAAAGCGCAGACTGGTTTGCAATCGAGCCGCATCTCCCTGATCCGGTGACTGCGAGCCCGCAAAAACTGGAAACCGCGGGAGACGTTCTGCGAGCGCGACGCTTTCCGGAAGATGCGCTGGTCTACTACGGTTATGCGCTGCAGCGCGGCGGACCGGAGCAGGAGTTACTCATTCGAATTGGTGTGACGGAGCTTGAACTGCGGCATATCGACGTTGCGCGGCTTTACTTCCTGCGGGTCGTTCGTCTGCAGAAGAAGAATGCCCAGGGTTGGAACAATCTTGGTGCGGCCGAATATGTGGAAGGGCGTTATGGGGCGGCAATCTCCGACTACAGCAAGGCGATCAAGCTGGACAAGAAATCGGCGATCTATCACTCCAACCTTGGAACCGCGCTCTTTGAAGAGAAGAACTTCGAGAAGGCGCGGCAGCAGTTCGATATCGCGCTGACGCTGGATCCGGACATGATGCAGCATCATGGAGCAAGCGGGATTGAGGCCCACATGCTCTCGCCGGCGGATCATGCGCATTACAGCTTCGAGATAGCGCGGCTCTACGCTCATCGCGGCGATGAAGAGAATATGCTTCGCTACCTTACGCTGGCCAGCGAAGGTGGATACGATGTGCTGGGATCGATGGGTTCGGACGAGGTGCTGGCGAAGTATCGCAAGGATCCGCGCGTGATAAGCCTGGTGCGGAATGCGAACGCACTGCGGAACGCAAAGACCTCGGTTGCGGATGCGCGGAGCGGAGGCGTACCGCCACTGTTGCCACAGGTTCCCAACTAATTGCACTATTTATAGGGGCAGTGACGACAATCTGAGTTACAACAGTAGCCGCGCTTGAGATGATAGGCAGCGGTGAAGACGAGATATGGACCTTCGTAGTAGAAGTCTTCGGGCAGGAGCTCCTGGGGCGCGTCTTCAGCGGGTGGAACCGGCGGTGGAATGACGGCGGGTTTGATGGAGTCCTGCATTGCTGACATAATCCTAGACCAGTATCCTAGACCAGTTTGAAAACCTGCGGGTGGGTGACCGCGGGAGTTCTTTTCAAGAGAGGGTCTGGGATGGGGTCTGGGATAGGGTCTGGGATGGATCGACGCACTTTTCTCAAAAGTTCCCTTGCGGCTGGAAGTGCCGCGTTGCTTTCAAACAACGGGCTGTCGGCGAGTGCGGCGGCGTTGCAGGATCGTGTTCCGGGGGCGATTGCGGACTCGGAGATTGAAGGCGCGCGCTTTCCGGATGGATTTTTGTGGGGGATGGCTTCGGCGGCATACCAGGTGGAGGGTGCGTGGAACGTCGATGGAAAGGGCGAGTCGAACTGGGACCGCTTCGCTCACACGGTGGGGAAGGTGAAGGGCGGCGCCAACGCTGATGTGGCGTGCGATCAGTATCACCTCTACAAGGACGACATTGCGATTCTGAAGCGGCTCAATCAGAAGAGCTATCGGTTCTCGACGTCGTGGTCGCGTGTGATGCCAAGCGGGACGGGACCGGTGAATCAGAGAGGAATCGACCACTACAGCAGGCTCGTCGATGCGTTGATGGAGGCGGGGATTCGTCCGTTCTGCACGATCTATCACTGGGATCTGCCCCAGGCGCTGGAGGATCGGGGAGGATGGCCGAACCGCGATCTTGCGTCGTACTATGCGGAGTTCGCGGGGACGCTGGCAAAGCATCTGGGCGACCGGATTACGACGTGGGCTCCGTTCAACATGCCTTGGACGTTTACTTACTATGGGTATGGAGTCGGGGTCTTTCCTCCGTGCAAGGCAGACTTCAATCAGTTTTTGAAGGCCGCGCATACGGTGAATCTGGCGCAGGGCGAGGCGTTTCGCGCCATCAAGGCTGCGTCGTCGAAGGCTACGGTGGGGAGCGCTTATGGGATGGCGCCGGCGTATCCGAAGACCGACAGCGAGGCGGATCGAGCGGCTACGGCACGCTATCACGCGATGAATAATCTTTACTTCCTGAACCCGGCGATGCATGGGGAGTATCCGAAGGCGTTTGTTGGCGCGACGCCTTATGAGGCGATGGGGTTCAGAGCGGGCGACGAGAAGATCATGAAGGTGCCGCTGGATTGGGTGGGGTTTCACTACTACACGCGGCGGGTCGTCTCGAACGCGAGCGGGAGTGGTGGCGTTGGGGGACACTTTGGCACGGAGACCGAGGGCGAAGGAGGAGGGGCGGCGCGTGATCCGCTGACACAGATGCATGTGGAGATGCCGACCGAAGGGCCGCTGACGGAGGCTGGACTGGAGGTCTGGCCGCGCGGCATCTATGACCTGGTGACGCAGATCTCGCGGGAGTTCAACCACCCGATCATTGAGATCAGCGAGAATGGCTGCTGCTATCTGGATGGGCCCGATGCCAGCGGGCGGGTTCAGGATGGGCGGCGGATTGCGTTTCATCGGGAGATACTGGCGGAGCTGGCGCGGGCTATCGCGGATGGCGCGAAGGTGCGGGCCTATCATGCGTGGAGCCTGGTCGATAACTTCGAATGGGCGGACGGATATACGCAGCGATATGGGCTGACTTATGTTGATTTTCGCGACCAGAGAAGGATCGTGAAGGATTCGGGACTCTGGTATGGGCGGGTGGCGGCTTCGAATCGGCTGACTTGAGTGGTCCCGCGGGTGTTGGAGTTACTTGGGGGCGTCCTGGGCGAGGCGGAGGCCGGAGAATTGCCATCGCGTGGCGGGTGAGAAGAAGTTTCGGTAGGTGGCGCGGATGTGGGTGGCCGGCGTAACGCAGGAGCCTCCACGAAGAATAACCTGCGAGGACATGAACTTGCCGTTGTACTCGCCGAGCGCGCCGGGAAGGGGCTTGTAGCCGGGATAGCCGGTGTAGCCGCTGGCGGTCCACTCCCAGACATCGCCGAAGATCTGCTGCAGGCCGGGAAGCGCCGACGCTGGAGTCGGATGGAGGTTGCCGGTCTCGAAGAGGTTGGCCTGGACGGCGGGGATCGCGGTGAGACTCTGCGCGGGGTTCGGTTGATAGGTGAGGAGCGCGGGTTGCGAATCAACTACTTTGCGGAGAAGGCTGAGCTGGCTGGCGGCGTGCTCCCACTCGAACTCGGTGGGGAGACGGTGCCCGGCCCAGCGAGCGTAGGCGTCGGCCTCGAAGAAGCTGAGATGGCAGACGGGGGTTTCGCTGAGGTCGTCAAGCGAGCGGAAGCCTTGCATGGTGTAGATGGACCAGCCGGAGTTGGTCTCTTCATCGCGACGCCAGTAGAGTGGGGCCTGCCAGCTTTCGGCGCGGTTGGTAGTCCAGCCCTCGGAGAGCCAGAGCTCGGGGCGGTTGTAGCCGTTCTGGTCGATGAAGGCGAGGAATTCGGCGCAGGTGACCAGACGCGTGGCGAGGCGGTACGGCGCGAGATAGACGGGGTGGCGCGGAGTCTCGTTGTCGAAGGCGAATGCGGAGACGGACTGGATGGGGTCGGTGGGATCGAGCTTGAAGCCGATTTGGGTGATGCCGCCTGCGAAGTCGATCCAGTCGAGCGGCGGCGCGATGGTGTCGAGCTTCTGCTTCACGGGTGACTCGAGGTAGGGAGGATGCAGCGGGTTGGTGAAGAGAGCGTGCTTGATGTCAGTGGCGATGAGCTCCTGGTGCTGCTGCTCGTGCTCGAGGCCGAGGGCGATGCGGCGGGCGGCTTCGTCTTCAAGCGGATGCTGCATCAGGGCCGTCATGGCAGCGTCTACGTGAGTGCGGTAGGCGAGGATCGAGTCGAGGGGAGGACGGGAGAAGGAGGCGCGGAGTTTCTTCTCCGGCATCTCGCCGAGGGAGTTGTAGTAGCTGTTGAAGAGCCAGTGAAAGTCGGGATGGAAGGGCTGGTAGCCGGCGGCGAACTCGCGGAGGATAAACGTCTCGAAGAACCAGCTGGTGTGGGCGAGATGCCACTTGACCGGACTGGCTTCCGAAGAGGACTGGACC
This window encodes:
- a CDS encoding VWA domain-containing protein; translated protein: MVATMLVGAIAWMPVGGWAQQPDQSGGFTLKVQSDIVLTNVVVRDKKTGEVVKGLKESDFTILENGKPQKIASFDYQNVDEAAVLREKSTVIGKATIADLVNGEFAANPASLRDHRLIVMFFDLSSMQPEDIDRAVESAQDYVKKKMQPADLVALVSMATGLSMDQDFTSDKAALLRGLGKYNGTEGTGFANGNEGGNSGGTADDASSFTSDDSEYNALNTDRELYAIRTIAKSLERVDQRKSLLYFSGGLTRQGIENQASMRAATNEAVKANMAIYSVDSRGLEALPPVGNASTGSLRGTAAYSGGAMQSQLDANFGSQETLATLSSDTGGKAFFDSNDFAPAFQQVQHDTEAYYIVGFRSTNTARDGSFRHLTVKLNRSDVKLDYRPGYYAPADFQHQKTEDREQALMEELRSDLPATDVAVYLQALYFRMAENKFFVPVSLIIPGSQIHSVKNGDRDKANIDVIGQVKNAEGIVVGNVRDTVKLALDAAQQVQQKKIQYSTGFTLAPGRYHLKFVVRENQTGAMGSFETDLQVPDLKKTPLKLSSIVLSSQRVPNTAKKVASPLVRDGVEWIPNVPHVFRQDQHLYFLYEVYDPAKEKGAPEPASSPGLTRREGGPVRVLTSIEFLIGGVKVYETPLVEAKAVNIPERGAVAFQFDVPLTPLKPGTYVCQVNVIDDAGGSFSFPRMAMRVEPGAAPVVAAPGAAATPVSPGGPIQR
- a CDS encoding tetratricopeptide repeat protein, which codes for MALLLPVFAFALSNPPLTAQKLSQPATPDAARDLRHQSADWFAIEPHLPDPVTASPQKLETAGDVLRARRFPEDALVYYGYALQRGGPEQELLIRIGVTELELRHIDVARLYFLRVVRLQKKNAQGWNNLGAAEYVEGRYGAAISDYSKAIKLDKKSAIYHSNLGTALFEEKNFEKARQQFDIALTLDPDMMQHHGASGIEAHMLSPADHAHYSFEIARLYAHRGDEENMLRYLTLASEGGYDVLGSMGSDEVLAKYRKDPRVISLVRNANALRNAKTSVADARSGGVPPLLPQVPN
- a CDS encoding DUF5522 domain-containing protein — encoded protein: MSAMQDSIKPAVIPPPVPPAEDAPQELLPEDFYYEGPYLVFTAAYHLKRGYCCNSDCRHCPYK
- a CDS encoding family 1 glycosylhydrolase, which encodes MDRRTFLKSSLAAGSAALLSNNGLSASAAALQDRVPGAIADSEIEGARFPDGFLWGMASAAYQVEGAWNVDGKGESNWDRFAHTVGKVKGGANADVACDQYHLYKDDIAILKRLNQKSYRFSTSWSRVMPSGTGPVNQRGIDHYSRLVDALMEAGIRPFCTIYHWDLPQALEDRGGWPNRDLASYYAEFAGTLAKHLGDRITTWAPFNMPWTFTYYGYGVGVFPPCKADFNQFLKAAHTVNLAQGEAFRAIKAASSKATVGSAYGMAPAYPKTDSEADRAATARYHAMNNLYFLNPAMHGEYPKAFVGATPYEAMGFRAGDEKIMKVPLDWVGFHYYTRRVVSNASGSGGVGGHFGTETEGEGGGAARDPLTQMHVEMPTEGPLTEAGLEVWPRGIYDLVTQISREFNHPIIEISENGCCYLDGPDASGRVQDGRRIAFHREILAELARAIADGAKVRAYHAWSLVDNFEWADGYTQRYGLTYVDFRDQRRIVKDSGLWYGRVAASNRLT
- the egtB gene encoding ergothioneine biosynthesis protein EgtB — its product is MSQTADTTAAATSLLARYKAVRQATRHLCSPLSPEDMMVQSSSEASPVKWHLAHTSWFFETFILREFAAGYQPFHPDFHWLFNSYYNSLGEMPEKKLRASFSRPPLDSILAYRTHVDAAMTALMQHPLEDEAARRIALGLEHEQQHQELIATDIKHALFTNPLHPPYLESPVKQKLDTIAPPLDWIDFAGGITQIGFKLDPTDPIQSVSAFAFDNETPRHPVYLAPYRLATRLVTCAEFLAFIDQNGYNRPELWLSEGWTTNRAESWQAPLYWRRDEETNSGWSIYTMQGFRSLDDLSETPVCHLSFFEADAYARWAGHRLPTEFEWEHAASQLSLLRKVVDSQPALLTYQPNPAQSLTAIPAVQANLFETGNLHPTPASALPGLQQIFGDVWEWTASGYTGYPGYKPLPGALGEYNGKFMSSQVILRGGSCVTPATHIRATYRNFFSPATRWQFSGLRLAQDAPK